A region of Deinococcus rubellus DNA encodes the following proteins:
- a CDS encoding SDR family oxidoreductase: MTQPHPASSTFRPDLLAGKHALITGGGSGINLGIAQSFAAHGCAITILGRNLEKAQNAAAGIVADGGRAIGVSADVRDFAAMQAAVAQAVAAHGDFDIVLAGAAGNFPAPVDGISPNGFKTVVEIDLIGTYHTIKAAAPHLKTPGGNVLSISAYGVPVPMQAHVVAAKAGVDALTQTLAIEWGLRGVRVNAIIPGPIDGTEGMARLAPDEKTRGQFTRTVPLGRFGVPQDIANAALFLVSDAASYVTGVILPVDGGQNMLGGAPQYQMYLAMQAAEKAKSS, from the coding sequence ATGACCCAGCCCCACCCCGCCTCCTCCACCTTCCGCCCCGATCTGCTGGCAGGGAAGCACGCCCTGATTACCGGCGGCGGCAGCGGTATCAACCTCGGCATCGCCCAGAGCTTCGCGGCGCACGGCTGCGCGATCACGATTCTGGGACGCAATCTGGAGAAGGCCCAGAACGCGGCAGCGGGCATCGTGGCGGACGGCGGCAGGGCCATTGGCGTCAGCGCCGACGTGCGCGACTTCGCGGCCATGCAGGCGGCAGTGGCGCAGGCCGTCGCCGCACACGGCGACTTCGACATCGTGCTGGCAGGCGCGGCGGGCAACTTCCCGGCCCCGGTGGACGGCATCTCGCCCAACGGCTTCAAGACGGTGGTGGAGATTGACCTGATCGGCACCTACCACACCATCAAGGCGGCGGCCCCACACCTCAAGACGCCTGGCGGCAACGTGCTGAGCATCAGCGCCTACGGCGTGCCGGTGCCGATGCAGGCGCATGTGGTGGCGGCCAAGGCGGGTGTGGACGCCCTGACACAGACCCTGGCCATCGAGTGGGGGCTGCGCGGCGTGCGCGTCAACGCCATCATCCCCGGCCCGATTGACGGCACCGAGGGCATGGCACGTCTGGCTCCCGACGAGAAGACGCGCGGACAATTTACCCGCACCGTGCCGCTGGGCCGCTTCGGCGTGCCGCAGGACATCGCCAACGCGGCCCTGTTTCTGGTGTCGGACGCGGCCAGCTACGTCACGGGCGTCATTCTGCCTGTCGACGGCGGCCAGAACATGCTCGGCGGCGCGCCGCAGTATCAGATGTATCTGGCGATGCAGGCGGCGGAAAAGGCCAAGTCTAGCTAA
- a CDS encoding DUF4188 domain-containing protein → MTSSKMPNETVAASARPVTRRVTAQLEGDFVVFMIGMRVNQPWKVSAWLPVFLAMPKMIAELSKHPELGLLGGRFAGLTLIQFWRSSEHLNAYAQSREHVHLPAWQAFNQNARKSGGAVGIWHETYRVAAGQYETVYVDMPTFGLGQAGKLVEASGRRATAAGRMGGGPGGA, encoded by the coding sequence ATGACGTCCAGCAAGATGCCGAACGAGACTGTGGCCGCCAGCGCCAGGCCAGTTACCAGGCGTGTGACCGCCCAACTGGAAGGCGACTTCGTGGTGTTCATGATCGGGATGCGGGTGAACCAGCCCTGGAAAGTGTCGGCCTGGCTGCCAGTGTTTCTGGCGATGCCAAAGATGATTGCAGAGCTGTCTAAGCACCCGGAACTCGGACTTCTCGGCGGGCGTTTTGCGGGTCTGACCCTGATTCAGTTCTGGCGCAGCAGTGAGCACCTCAATGCCTACGCCCAGTCACGCGAACACGTTCACCTTCCGGCCTGGCAGGCCTTCAACCAGAACGCGCGCAAGTCGGGCGGCGCGGTGGGCATCTGGCACGAAACCTACCGGGTGGCCGCAGGCCAGTACGAGACCGTGTACGTGGATATGCCCACCTTCGGGCTGGGTCAGGCGGGCAAGCTTGTAGAGGCCAGCGGGCGCAGGGCCACGGCGGCGGGGCGGATGGGCGGCGGGCCTGGGGGCGCTTAG
- a CDS encoding PadR family transcriptional regulator — MSDASPALGPSSYIVLGLLGQCGPGTSYDLKRWADTSVGNFWTFPRSQLYAEPQRLAALGLLEETQEASGRRRRTYQVTEAGRAALQDWLSEPAGFPELRDLGLLKLFFAEQGTPQQVSALAAEQLALHRARLAEYERQSVCLPPTLSAAQPLQMGLLYERASIAFWTELLG; from the coding sequence GTGAGTGATGCAAGTCCGGCGCTCGGCCCCTCGTCCTACATCGTGCTGGGCCTGCTCGGCCAGTGCGGCCCTGGCACGTCCTACGACCTCAAGCGCTGGGCCGATACCTCGGTGGGCAACTTCTGGACCTTTCCGCGCTCGCAGCTGTACGCCGAGCCGCAGCGCCTGGCCGCGCTGGGTCTGCTGGAAGAAACCCAAGAGGCGAGCGGGCGGCGCAGACGCACCTATCAGGTGACGGAGGCGGGCCGGGCGGCGCTGCAAGACTGGCTTTCGGAACCGGCGGGCTTTCCCGAACTGCGCGACCTGGGACTGCTCAAGCTCTTTTTTGCCGAGCAGGGCACGCCGCAGCAGGTGAGCGCACTCGCCGCCGAGCAGCTGGCCCTGCACCGCGCTCGGCTGGCCGAATACGAGCGCCAGTCCGTCTGCCTGCCGCCCACGCTCTCGGCCGCCCAGCCGCTCCAGATGGGGCTGCTCTACGAGCGCGCCAGCATCGCCTTCTGGACCGAACTGCTGGGCTGA